The Candidatus Methylomirabilis sp. genome includes a region encoding these proteins:
- a CDS encoding cbb3-type cytochrome c oxidase subunit I, with protein MTTGAVRREQELINTPLIRAWLAWGFVWVLFFPVIGVLLSTKFNYPDFLGNVPWLTFGRLRPIHVNGVIFGAFSTLFIGLCYYIVPRLCGIRVHKEEWGFPILSLWTAGLVVGVVGLALGYNHGLEAGEFNPVSKLLLLLAMLGVTYQFFVTVARRKEPHLYVSLWYLVAAFIWTDINLLLGAYLVPYFFPGINNAALHGLYIHYVVGLWITPAGYVLIYYFLPASVKNPIYSHKLSLIGFWSLAFFYPFVGIHHYLYSPIAEWAQTISIVSSMLLIIPVWTVLQNFFGTMIGKWHELGRNLPAKFLITGSLMYLVGCFQGSTEALRLVQQPTHFTDFVISHSHLTVFGTFVIWALGGAAYVWPRIAGQPLWSFRLGNWGFWLITLGISVMGLVLTAQGLQQGYMLMAQTEWVYSLISMQPYWYVRTFSGISMDIGIALLIITLMRSSRRGTA; from the coding sequence ATGACAACGGGGGCGGTGCGTCGGGAGCAGGAATTGATCAACACGCCCCTGATCCGGGCCTGGCTGGCCTGGGGGTTTGTCTGGGTCCTATTCTTTCCCGTGATCGGGGTGCTGCTCTCCACGAAGTTCAACTACCCGGACTTTCTCGGGAACGTTCCCTGGTTGACCTTCGGGCGGCTCAGGCCCATCCACGTCAACGGGGTGATCTTCGGGGCCTTCAGCACCCTGTTCATCGGGCTGTGCTACTACATCGTGCCCAGACTCTGCGGCATCCGCGTCCATAAGGAGGAATGGGGGTTTCCCATCCTCTCCCTCTGGACCGCCGGCCTGGTGGTGGGGGTGGTGGGGTTGGCCCTCGGCTACAACCACGGCCTCGAGGCGGGGGAGTTCAATCCCGTGTCGAAGCTCCTCCTGCTGCTGGCCATGCTCGGCGTCACCTACCAGTTCTTCGTCACCGTGGCCCGCCGCAAGGAGCCCCACCTGTACGTGAGCCTGTGGTACCTGGTGGCGGCCTTCATCTGGACCGATATCAACCTCCTCCTGGGCGCCTACCTCGTCCCGTACTTCTTTCCCGGGATCAACAACGCCGCCCTCCACGGCCTCTATATCCATTACGTGGTGGGCCTGTGGATCACCCCGGCCGGCTACGTCCTGATCTACTACTTCCTCCCGGCCAGCGTGAAGAATCCCATTTACAGCCACAAGCTCTCGTTGATCGGATTCTGGTCGCTGGCCTTCTTCTATCCCTTCGTGGGCATCCACCACTACCTGTACAGCCCCATCGCCGAGTGGGCCCAGACCATCTCCATCGTCTCGAGCATGCTGCTCATCATCCCGGTCTGGACGGTCCTGCAGAACTTCTTCGGGACGATGATCGGGAAGTGGCACGAGCTCGGCAGAAACCTCCCGGCCAAGTTCCTCATCACGGGCTCGCTCATGTACCTGGTCGGCTGCTTCCAGGGCTCCACCGAGGCCCTCCGGCTCGTCCAGCAGCCCACCCACTTCACCGACTTCGTCATTTCCCATTCCCACCTCACGGTCTTCGGTACGTTCGTCATCTGGGCCCTGGGCGGCGCCGCCTACGTCTGGCCGCGGATCGCCGGGCAGCCCCTGTGGAGCTTCCGCCTGGGCAACTGGGGTTTCTGGCTCATCACCCTGGGGATCTCCGTGATGGGCCTCGTCCTGACCGCCCAGGGGCTCCAGCAGGGATACATGCTCATGGCGCAGACGGAGTGGGTGTACTCGCTGATCTCCATGCAGCCCTATTGGTACGTCCGCACCTTCTCGGGCATCTCCATGGACATCGGGATCGCCCTCCTGATCATCACCCTCATGCGGTCATCCCGCCGGGGGACGGCGTAA
- a CDS encoding cbb3-type cytochrome c oxidase subunit II has product MQKARTVAIIAGFGFITLALFIQGFLPALIPQTQQKAVTRVVRTAVGDLKWIRYDTSDYTELERLGRQVYIREGCWYCHSQYVRSVTGETRRWGPVSQAGEYAFDLPHLFSTRRIGPDLTRVGMKYADGWHYAHHWDPQTVVPDTIMPKFRWLFHVVEAKVVKGADGKPAFEDSPALQALFKPKGDRTVAVVPNLEGLGFAEDTEAKPVLYPSRAQGEFKRETVTIVAPTREMKGLVAYVQKLGMSRGAWRDVFEPQVVTTDIMRITGTEEWVARGKEVYAQRCIGCHGVKGDGEGPAATFFDHRPRNFITGTFKFRTTPTGSLPTDGDLFRTVTRGIRGTAMPSWHELPINDRLAAIAYIKTFSPYFAEEKPDPVLIKDPPASSPALVARGKEIFQQAKCWECHGNTGKGDGPSAPGLKDDWGFPIRPADLTRGQFKAGPGVEDIFRTMSLGLSGTPMPSFSQAFSEEDRWALSYFVLSLSAFTDPLTGQPLTLSAEAKAALNSPALKADSSRLAFDPESLRVGVAMRDAGTLRRQREKMGIE; this is encoded by the coding sequence GTGCAGAAGGCACGGACGGTCGCGATCATCGCCGGATTCGGCTTCATCACCCTCGCCCTCTTCATCCAGGGCTTCCTGCCGGCGCTCATCCCGCAGACCCAGCAGAAGGCCGTCACGCGGGTCGTGCGAACGGCGGTGGGGGACCTCAAGTGGATCCGCTACGACACCAGCGACTACACGGAGCTGGAACGGCTCGGCCGCCAGGTGTACATCCGGGAAGGCTGCTGGTACTGCCATTCGCAGTACGTCCGCTCCGTCACCGGGGAGACCCGGCGGTGGGGTCCCGTGTCCCAGGCGGGAGAGTACGCCTTCGACCTGCCCCACCTCTTCAGCACGCGGCGCATCGGACCCGACCTGACCCGGGTCGGCATGAAGTACGCAGACGGCTGGCATTACGCGCACCACTGGGACCCGCAGACGGTGGTGCCGGACACCATCATGCCGAAGTTCCGCTGGCTCTTCCACGTGGTGGAGGCGAAGGTGGTGAAGGGCGCGGACGGGAAGCCGGCCTTTGAGGACTCGCCGGCCCTCCAGGCCCTCTTCAAGCCCAAAGGGGACAGGACGGTCGCCGTGGTCCCGAACCTGGAGGGTCTGGGCTTCGCCGAGGACACCGAAGCCAAGCCGGTTCTGTATCCCAGCCGCGCCCAGGGGGAGTTCAAACGCGAGACGGTGACCATCGTCGCCCCGACCCGGGAGATGAAGGGGCTCGTGGCCTATGTCCAGAAGCTGGGGATGAGCCGCGGGGCGTGGCGGGATGTCTTTGAGCCCCAGGTCGTGACGACAGACATCATGAGGATCACCGGCACCGAGGAGTGGGTGGCCCGGGGCAAGGAGGTCTACGCGCAGCGGTGCATCGGGTGTCATGGGGTGAAGGGGGATGGCGAAGGCCCGGCGGCGACCTTTTTCGACCACCGCCCGCGGAACTTCATCACGGGGACGTTCAAGTTCCGCACGACCCCGACCGGCTCGCTACCGACCGACGGGGACCTGTTCAGGACGGTCACGCGCGGGATCCGCGGGACAGCCATGCCGAGCTGGCACGAGCTGCCCATCAACGATCGCCTGGCGGCCATCGCCTACATCAAGACCTTTTCCCCGTACTTCGCGGAGGAGAAGCCGGACCCCGTCCTCATTAAGGACCCCCCGGCCTCCAGCCCCGCGCTGGTGGCCAGGGGGAAGGAGATCTTCCAGCAGGCGAAGTGCTGGGAGTGTCACGGGAACACCGGGAAGGGGGATGGCCCCTCGGCGCCCGGCCTCAAGGATGATTGGGGCTTCCCCATCCGCCCGGCCGACCTCACGCGGGGGCAGTTCAAGGCTGGCCCCGGAGTCGAGGATATCTTCCGGACCATGTCGCTGGGCCTGAGCGGCACGCCCATGCCGTCTTTCTCCCAGGCCTTCAGCGAAGAGGACCGCTGGGCCCTGTCCTACTTCGTCCTGTCCCTGTCGGCCTTTACCGACCCGTTGACCGGCCAGCCGTTGACGCTTTCGGCGGAGGCCAAGGCGGCCCTGAATTCTCCCGCGCTCAAGGCGGACAGCAGTCGCCTGGCCTTTGACCCCGAGTCCCTGCGGGTCGGCGTGGCCATGCGGGATGCCGGCACACTTCGGCGCCAGAGAGAGAAGATGGGGATCGAGTAA
- the ccoS gene encoding cbb3-type cytochrome oxidase assembly protein CcoS: protein MELLTFYEFLVAMFMGLGAFCFFLWAMITGQMRDVEAPKHQVLRIEETPDES from the coding sequence ATGGAGCTCCTGACCTTTTACGAGTTCCTGGTGGCCATGTTCATGGGCCTGGGCGCGTTCTGCTTCTTCCTGTGGGCTATGATCACGGGGCAGATGCGCGACGTGGAGGCGCCGAAGCACCAGGTCCTCCGGATAGAGGAGACGCCGGATGAATCCTGA